One genomic segment of Mesoterricola silvestris includes these proteins:
- a CDS encoding polysaccharide deacetylase family protein, whose amino-acid sequence MRPFLFFLGFTITLSAQSIAFTFDDGPKMGQTVLLDAAGKNAAILGALREARVASCLFVAGPCLETPQGVALVKEWGNAGHGVANHGAAHGNLNGPHSTLAWFEADFLKQDARIRTLPGYVRWYRFPYLKEGDTREKRDGVRAFLKAQGCRNGHVTIDTSDWFYDQRLQQALARNPKLELGPWRKAYLDHLRNRAQYYDRLAQAAVGRSIPHVMLLHHNLTSALFLADAIRMFREMGWKVIAPAEAYADEVYRMEPDVLPAGESLVWSLAKAKGLQGLRFPGEDAQYEAPLLDALGL is encoded by the coding sequence ATGCGTCCATTCCTGTTCTTCCTCGGTTTCACGATCACCTTGTCCGCGCAATCCATCGCCTTCACGTTCGACGATGGCCCGAAGATGGGCCAGACCGTGCTCCTGGACGCGGCCGGGAAGAACGCGGCCATCCTCGGGGCCCTGCGGGAGGCCCGCGTCGCGTCCTGCCTCTTCGTGGCGGGCCCCTGCCTGGAGACGCCCCAGGGCGTGGCGCTGGTGAAGGAATGGGGAAACGCGGGGCACGGGGTCGCCAACCACGGCGCCGCCCACGGGAACCTGAACGGGCCCCATTCGACCCTGGCCTGGTTCGAAGCCGACTTCCTGAAGCAGGATGCGCGGATCCGGACCCTGCCCGGGTACGTGCGCTGGTACCGCTTTCCCTACCTCAAGGAGGGCGACACCCGGGAAAAGCGGGATGGGGTCCGCGCCTTCCTCAAGGCCCAGGGCTGCCGGAACGGCCACGTCACCATCGACACCAGCGACTGGTTCTACGACCAGCGCCTCCAGCAGGCCCTGGCCAGGAACCCGAAGCTGGAGCTTGGGCCCTGGCGGAAGGCCTACCTCGACCACCTCCGGAACCGGGCCCAGTACTACGACCGGCTGGCCCAGGCCGCCGTCGGAAGGTCCATTCCCCACGTCATGCTGCTCCACCACAACCTGACCAGCGCCCTCTTCCTGGCCGACGCCATCCGGATGTTCCGGGAAATGGGCTGGAAGGTCATCGCTCCAGCCGAGGCGTACGCCGACGAGGTGTACCGGATGGAACCCGATGTGCTGCCGGCGGGGGAGAGCCTGGTGTGGTCCCTGGCCAAGGCGAAGGGCCTGCAGGGCCTTCGTTTCCCGGGCGAGGACGCCCAGTACGAGGCACCGCTCCTGGACGCCCTGGGCCTCTGA
- a CDS encoding beta-ketoacyl-[acyl-carrier-protein] synthase family protein, translating to MIPVTGLGCVCGAGGTLAACMEALFGDGPGPAPATRFTSDLPAAYPVFEVPGFTCDPRFLRTSGLLLHATREALRDAGLAPEDLPRARTGVIIGTTVGCALNDEAFCRAYRAGGHPGLEPMERILRSNPAEALARELGLAGPCQTVVNACSSGTDAIGLGASWIRAGLCDIVLAGGADELSRITFNGFVSLKITSEEACRPFDRDRRGLNLGEGAALLVLEAPGTRRRARSFVLGYGSSCDAYHPTAPSPDGAGLRRAIAEAMGGLAQAEVAFVNAHGTATPDNDRVEALVLRDLLPGVPFLSTKGRTGHTLGAAGAIEAAFTAACLELGRIPPSAGFCTPDPALGGAEPVREATAFPGGVALSSSLAFGGNNAVLALGGPR from the coding sequence ATGATCCCGGTCACCGGCCTGGGGTGCGTCTGCGGAGCCGGCGGGACCCTGGCCGCGTGCATGGAGGCCCTCTTCGGCGACGGCCCGGGGCCGGCCCCGGCCACCCGGTTCACCAGCGACCTTCCCGCCGCGTACCCCGTCTTCGAGGTGCCCGGTTTCACCTGCGACCCCCGGTTCCTGCGCACCAGCGGCCTGCTGCTCCACGCCACCCGGGAGGCGCTCCGGGACGCGGGGCTGGCGCCGGAGGACCTGCCCCGGGCCCGCACCGGCGTGATCATCGGCACCACCGTGGGCTGCGCCCTGAACGACGAGGCCTTCTGCCGGGCCTACCGCGCCGGGGGCCACCCGGGGCTGGAACCCATGGAACGCATCCTGCGCAGCAACCCCGCCGAGGCCCTGGCCCGGGAACTGGGCCTGGCCGGCCCCTGCCAGACCGTGGTGAACGCATGCTCCTCGGGCACGGACGCCATCGGCCTGGGGGCCTCCTGGATCCGGGCGGGGCTCTGCGACATCGTCCTGGCGGGGGGCGCGGACGAACTGAGCCGCATCACCTTCAACGGCTTCGTCTCCCTGAAGATCACCTCGGAGGAGGCCTGCCGCCCCTTCGATCGGGACCGCCGGGGCCTGAACCTGGGCGAGGGGGCCGCCCTTCTGGTGCTGGAGGCCCCCGGCACCCGCCGCCGGGCCCGGTCCTTCGTGCTGGGCTACGGTTCCTCCTGCGACGCCTACCACCCCACCGCCCCCAGCCCCGACGGCGCGGGCCTGCGCCGGGCCATCGCCGAGGCCATGGGAGGCCTCGCCCAGGCGGAGGTGGCCTTCGTGAACGCCCACGGCACGGCCACCCCCGACAACGACCGGGTGGAGGCCCTGGTGCTCCGGGACCTGCTGCCCGGCGTCCCCTTCCTCTCCACCAAGGGCCGCACCGGCCACACCCTGGGCGCCGCGGGGGCCATCGAGGCGGCCTTCACCGCGGCCTGCCTGGAGCTGGGCCGGATCCCGCCCAGCGCGGGCTTTTGCACCCCGGACCCCGCCCTGGGCGGGGCCGAGCCCGTGCGGGAAGCCACCGCCTTCCCGGGCGGCGTGGCGCTCTCCTCCTCCCTGGCCTTCGGCGGGAACAACGCCGTGCTGGCGCTGGGAGGCCCCCGGTGA
- a CDS encoding phosphopantetheine-binding protein, giving the protein METKDRLKKVMIEELNLEGMRPEDIQDDAPIFREGLGLDSLDAVEIVMLLKKHFGIELKSMEESKPAFQSVNALAAFIDARRNA; this is encoded by the coding sequence ATGGAAACCAAGGATCGGTTGAAGAAGGTGATGATCGAAGAACTGAACCTGGAGGGGATGCGTCCCGAGGACATCCAGGACGACGCCCCCATCTTCCGGGAGGGCCTGGGCCTGGATTCCCTGGACGCCGTGGAGATCGTGATGCTCCTCAAGAAGCATTTCGGCATCGAGCTCAAGAGCATGGAGGAGAGCAAGCCGGCCTTCCAGTCCGTGAACGCCCTGGCGGCCTTCATCGACGCCCGCCGGAACGCATGA
- a CDS encoding sensor histidine kinase, with product MATRTVLKARPRQRRVPPWLARHQILAARAATSALLLALALFFAWGLQQWVRRTLVAAREQLFLPVKDRFSENFDARWYSCGPVPPFSTGTEAPVGAYLDGEPTLEALVARGSLDVWVREGRRLVRRPDAPRLAFYRTFAASLIRRRSDFLCPEEGQDPDFGWCLRVAVRTENWIVLKRLDPGSPALEAELAQVLGPDPDLKQCLHHLEPEPRAGRAPQTYPETAYQIPEGRLKGRVWTIGYWNRNQTPGWLWTTVPTGPLRRAMRAFVLRQVLLVLGPLLLLGGLSLYVLGIRRNAARQAALVKDRLASLTHSLKTPLAIIKAWCDASRHGRMEKEQADVLFIRIGEQVDQLALMIQNGLRALDPAVPNAPAEPVTSAWLEELAQEFRALCAEADRPFEARLEGWEGLANRVSLMQVLQTLLENALLHGEGPIRFSAQGKGRRFLVTVADAGPGLEPHQLQQLGLPFLRFRKPGAEGYDAEGMGLGLSLAIQIAEKEGWGLAFQSEPGVGLAGTLELRA from the coding sequence ATGGCCACCCGGACGGTCCTGAAAGCCCGCCCCCGCCAGCGCCGGGTTCCGCCCTGGCTCGCCCGGCACCAGATCCTGGCCGCCCGGGCGGCGACCTCGGCCCTCCTCCTCGCCCTCGCCCTGTTCTTCGCCTGGGGCCTCCAGCAGTGGGTCCGGCGCACGCTGGTGGCGGCCCGGGAACAGTTGTTCCTGCCCGTCAAGGACCGCTTCAGCGAGAATTTCGATGCGAGGTGGTATTCCTGCGGCCCCGTCCCCCCCTTCTCCACCGGGACCGAGGCCCCGGTGGGCGCCTACCTCGACGGGGAGCCGACCCTGGAAGCCCTGGTGGCCCGTGGAAGCCTCGATGTCTGGGTCCGGGAGGGACGGCGCCTGGTCAGGCGCCCCGACGCGCCCAGGCTCGCCTTCTACCGCACCTTCGCCGCGAGCCTGATCCGGCGCCGTTCCGATTTCCTCTGTCCCGAGGAAGGCCAGGACCCGGACTTCGGCTGGTGCCTGCGCGTGGCGGTCCGCACGGAGAACTGGATCGTCCTCAAGCGCCTGGATCCCGGCAGCCCGGCCCTCGAGGCGGAGCTGGCCCAGGTCCTCGGCCCCGATCCCGACCTCAAGCAGTGCCTGCACCACCTGGAGCCGGAACCCAGGGCGGGCCGCGCGCCCCAGACCTACCCGGAAACGGCCTACCAGATCCCCGAAGGCCGGCTCAAGGGCCGGGTCTGGACCATCGGCTACTGGAACCGGAACCAGACCCCGGGCTGGTTGTGGACCACCGTGCCCACGGGCCCGCTCCGGCGGGCCATGCGGGCCTTCGTCCTCCGGCAGGTGCTCCTGGTCCTGGGGCCCCTCCTCCTGCTCGGGGGCCTTTCGCTCTATGTCCTGGGCATCCGCCGGAACGCCGCCCGGCAAGCCGCGCTGGTGAAGGACCGCCTCGCCTCCCTGACCCACAGCCTCAAGACGCCGCTGGCGATCATCAAGGCCTGGTGCGACGCCAGCCGTCACGGCCGCATGGAGAAGGAGCAGGCCGACGTCCTCTTCATCCGCATCGGAGAGCAGGTGGACCAACTGGCCCTCATGATCCAGAACGGCCTTCGGGCCCTGGATCCGGCGGTCCCGAACGCCCCCGCCGAACCCGTGACCTCGGCCTGGCTGGAGGAGCTCGCGCAGGAGTTCCGCGCGCTCTGCGCCGAGGCGGACCGCCCCTTCGAGGCGCGCCTGGAGGGCTGGGAGGGCCTGGCCAACCGGGTCTCCCTGATGCAGGTGCTGCAGACCCTCCTGGAGAACGCCCTCCTCCACGGCGAGGGCCCCATCCGGTTCTCGGCCCAGGGAAAGGGGCGGCGCTTCCTGGTGACCGTCGCGGACGCGGGCCCGGGTCTGGAACCACATCAGCTTCAGCAGCTGGGCCTTCCCTTCCTCCGGTTCCGCAAACCGGGGGCGGAAGGCTACGACGCGGAGGGGATGGGCCTCGGCCTGAGCCTGGCCATCCAGATCGCGGAAAAGGAAGGCTGGGGCCTGGCCTTCCAGAGCGAGCCCGGCGTCGGTCTCGCCGGAACCCTGGAGCTCCGGGCCTAG
- a CDS encoding beta-ketoacyl-ACP synthase: MARHLAGPWRKRLERRVVITGMGAITALGSEWAAVEGRLREGRSAVVAMPAWDAYPSLQTRLGAPIPDFAAPAHYPRKLSRSMGRVAMLGVRASELAMEDAGLRGDPFVQSGRMGVAYGSSSGSLDPILSLGSALTGEGSANISATGYIQFMSHTAAVNIGLFFGLTGRVIPTSSACTSGSQGLGYAYESIKYGMQDAMVAGGSDELTFCSAAVFDTLFATSLRNGEPHLTPRPFDRNRDGLVLGEGACTLVLEERERALARGARIHAEILGFGTNSDGAHITQPQMPTMAATMATALGDAGLSPDAVDWVNAHGTATEHGDIAESQATWETFRRAVPITSFKSYLGHTLGACGAIETWLGIHMTRSGRVAPTLNLEEVDPRCGPLDYIQGGGRAPRGPLFMNNNFAFGGINTSLLIRCEP; encoded by the coding sequence ATGGCCAGGCACCTGGCCGGGCCATGGAGGAAGCGCTTGGAACGACGCGTGGTGATCACAGGAATGGGAGCAATCACGGCCCTCGGAAGCGAATGGGCCGCGGTGGAGGGGCGCCTTCGCGAAGGCCGCTCCGCGGTGGTCGCCATGCCGGCCTGGGACGCCTACCCCTCCCTCCAGACGCGCCTGGGAGCCCCCATTCCCGATTTCGCCGCCCCGGCCCACTATCCCCGCAAGCTCAGCCGCTCCATGGGGCGGGTGGCCATGCTGGGGGTCAGGGCCTCGGAACTGGCCATGGAGGACGCGGGCCTCCGGGGGGACCCCTTCGTGCAGAGCGGCCGCATGGGGGTGGCCTACGGCTCCTCCTCGGGCAGCCTCGACCCCATCCTCTCCCTGGGCTCGGCCCTCACGGGCGAAGGTTCCGCCAATATCAGCGCCACGGGCTACATCCAGTTCATGAGCCACACGGCCGCCGTGAACATCGGGCTCTTCTTCGGCCTCACGGGCCGGGTCATCCCCACCAGCAGCGCCTGCACCTCGGGCAGCCAGGGGCTGGGCTACGCGTACGAATCCATCAAGTACGGCATGCAGGACGCCATGGTCGCGGGGGGCTCCGACGAGCTCACCTTCTGCAGCGCGGCGGTGTTCGACACGCTGTTCGCCACGAGCCTGCGCAACGGGGAACCCCACCTGACGCCGCGGCCCTTCGACCGGAACCGGGACGGCCTGGTGCTGGGCGAAGGCGCCTGCACCCTCGTGCTGGAGGAACGGGAGCGCGCCCTGGCCCGGGGCGCCCGCATCCACGCCGAGATCCTGGGCTTCGGCACCAATTCCGACGGCGCCCACATCACCCAGCCCCAGATGCCCACCATGGCCGCCACCATGGCCACGGCCCTGGGGGACGCCGGCCTGTCGCCGGACGCGGTGGACTGGGTGAACGCCCACGGCACCGCCACCGAGCACGGCGACATCGCCGAAAGCCAGGCCACCTGGGAGACGTTCCGCCGCGCGGTGCCCATCACCTCCTTCAAGAGCTACCTGGGGCACACCCTGGGCGCCTGCGGGGCCATCGAGACCTGGCTGGGCATCCACATGACCCGCTCGGGCCGGGTGGCGCCCACCCTCAACCTGGAGGAGGTGGACCCGCGCTGCGGGCCCCTGGACTACATCCAGGGCGGGGGCCGCGCCCCCCGGGGGCCCCTCTTCATGAACAACAATTTCGCCTTCGGGGGGATCAATACGTCCCTTCTGATCCGCTGCGAACCCTAG
- a CDS encoding M4 family metallopeptidase — MRHLQLHSLSWLALALAGSVLGASQGLPPLAREALADVQGKEGVRAAAIASHVEALKATYGLSGSDQIQEVGRNTDPYGKTHVRFAQGYRGTRVWGSRLIGHMTSDGGFEKVQAKVFPGIDLQPADLLAADAVRARCLKRLGLQEEKTSPQVNLERIVFPTALQDGLKIKRNAKGELALDEAYSVATPRRSQPYVWAYHATVLQGRMGERGVTEMIVDATTGELLKKWDGRIYDAPATGNSEYNGTVSLNTNPFVWVNAWDSTWGPDLMPPSGTYNTLRDTTRTTAINPIWSVYDWMNVPGIATYWVDNYFSTSIPGGEIPYLVSGTEWGDGKPFAGFPAGDQSVTIATANLAVNGQTVAVDATHGVLKTWDFFRSVFGRNGMDDQGTPPAVFVHVNEGFYQTMTPMLNAYFVPYNQSMYFGDGDLRQGYGPFTSMDITAHEMSHGVVAGSGGLDNVGESGGLNEATADIFSAMTRFYSWGPNGGTGSVIPDTAPNAPTEDGVWTIGKQLTTSHQAIRSMYKPSQDGYSHDSWFDGIGLDDVHFTMGPGNRAFYFLAQGASSQPTAVSYSPCLPGGMTGLGNDTASRIWYRTLTTRLADPATDYAGFRTLMEETATELYGAGSNELAAVKNAFAAVNVGAPASGVEPVRVMLGRQVEGVVDETSGGYNWNSDLNRLIVIPVPGVPQTLPAPTITHATNTDYTWSLGGYSKAIAEQGGAIVGGKAFKAPYINHYLWTLKVSSNQDPSRYAATLAYACNMDTDTDTEFDALDLAAYAISWGRSQQYFPSSLVPLLDISNNSMTDDNDISLARLGFNSVFAH; from the coding sequence ATGAGACATCTGCAGCTTCACAGCCTTTCATGGCTGGCGCTGGCGCTCGCCGGGAGCGTCCTGGGGGCCAGCCAGGGACTCCCGCCCCTGGCGAGGGAAGCCCTCGCCGACGTCCAGGGGAAGGAAGGGGTCCGGGCCGCGGCGATCGCCTCCCACGTGGAGGCCCTGAAGGCCACCTACGGCCTGTCGGGTTCCGATCAGATCCAGGAGGTGGGGCGCAACACCGACCCCTACGGCAAGACCCACGTCCGCTTCGCCCAGGGCTACCGGGGCACGCGGGTCTGGGGAAGCCGCCTCATCGGCCACATGACCTCCGATGGGGGCTTCGAGAAGGTCCAGGCCAAGGTCTTCCCGGGCATCGACCTCCAGCCGGCGGATCTCCTGGCGGCGGATGCGGTCCGGGCCCGCTGCCTGAAGCGCCTGGGCCTCCAGGAGGAGAAGACCTCCCCGCAGGTCAACCTGGAGAGGATCGTATTCCCCACGGCTCTCCAGGACGGCCTCAAGATCAAGCGCAACGCCAAGGGCGAACTGGCCCTGGACGAGGCCTACAGCGTGGCCACCCCACGGAGGTCCCAGCCCTACGTGTGGGCCTACCATGCCACGGTCCTGCAGGGCCGCATGGGCGAGCGGGGCGTCACGGAGATGATTGTGGACGCCACCACGGGCGAATTGCTCAAGAAGTGGGACGGCAGGATCTACGATGCACCCGCCACAGGCAACTCGGAGTACAACGGCACCGTTAGCCTCAATACGAATCCCTTCGTGTGGGTGAACGCCTGGGATTCCACCTGGGGCCCCGATCTGATGCCCCCCAGCGGCACCTACAACACCCTCCGGGACACGACCCGCACCACCGCGATCAATCCCATCTGGTCCGTCTATGACTGGATGAACGTGCCCGGAATCGCCACGTACTGGGTCGACAACTACTTCTCCACAAGCATTCCCGGCGGCGAGATCCCCTACCTGGTCTCGGGGACCGAATGGGGGGACGGCAAACCCTTCGCAGGCTTCCCGGCCGGGGATCAGTCCGTGACCATCGCCACCGCGAACCTCGCGGTCAATGGGCAGACGGTTGCGGTGGACGCCACCCATGGGGTGCTCAAGACCTGGGACTTCTTCAGGAGCGTCTTCGGGCGCAACGGCATGGACGACCAGGGGACCCCGCCCGCCGTCTTCGTCCACGTGAACGAGGGGTTCTACCAGACCATGACCCCCATGCTCAACGCCTACTTCGTGCCCTACAACCAGTCCATGTACTTCGGCGACGGCGACCTGCGCCAGGGCTACGGCCCCTTCACGTCCATGGACATCACCGCCCACGAGATGTCCCACGGGGTGGTGGCCGGCTCGGGCGGCCTGGACAACGTCGGCGAGTCCGGCGGCCTGAACGAGGCCACGGCGGACATCTTTTCGGCCATGACGCGCTTCTACAGTTGGGGCCCCAACGGCGGCACGGGCAGCGTCATTCCCGACACCGCCCCCAACGCCCCCACCGAGGACGGGGTGTGGACGATCGGAAAACAGCTCACCACCAGCCACCAGGCCATCCGGTCCATGTACAAGCCCAGCCAGGACGGGTACAGCCACGACAGTTGGTTCGACGGCATCGGCCTGGACGACGTGCACTTCACCATGGGCCCGGGCAACCGCGCCTTCTACTTCCTCGCCCAGGGCGCCTCGAGCCAGCCGACGGCCGTCTCCTACTCCCCCTGCCTCCCCGGAGGCATGACGGGGCTGGGGAACGACACCGCTTCCCGAATCTGGTACCGGACCCTCACCACCCGCCTGGCGGACCCCGCCACGGACTACGCCGGATTCCGGACCCTCATGGAGGAAACGGCCACCGAGCTATACGGCGCGGGATCGAACGAATTGGCGGCCGTAAAGAACGCCTTCGCGGCGGTGAACGTCGGCGCGCCCGCCAGCGGCGTCGAACCGGTCCGGGTGATGCTGGGCAGGCAGGTGGAGGGTGTCGTCGATGAAACCAGCGGGGGCTACAACTGGAACTCGGACCTGAACCGGCTCATCGTCATCCCCGTCCCGGGGGTCCCCCAGACCCTCCCGGCCCCCACCATCACCCATGCCACCAACACGGACTACACCTGGAGCCTGGGCGGCTACAGCAAAGCCATCGCGGAGCAGGGCGGGGCGATCGTGGGGGGAAAGGCCTTCAAGGCCCCCTACATCAACCACTACCTGTGGACCCTCAAGGTCTCCAGCAACCAGGATCCCAGCCGCTACGCCGCCACCCTGGCCTATGCCTGCAACATGGACACCGACACGGATACGGAATTCGACGCCCTCGACCTGGCCGCCTATGCCATCAGCTGGGGCCGGAGCCAACAGTACTTCCCATCGTCGCTGGTGCCCCTGCTCGACATCTCCAACAACAGCATGACGGACGATAACGATATCAGTCTCGCCAGGCTCGGCTTCAACTCCGTCTTTGCCCACTAG
- a CDS encoding HEAT repeat domain-containing protein, whose product MPAPKSLTRLIELLHQALRAQLHHAPDHPLAMKSQADLEDYLPALLAEFGTIRLETSGVGFSCQGEPVTGAPNAAMALAREMDAREIGGVELEPGLDPEEIRTLLFILQMRPQRVAEMGGAATLLPDDGLLRVLPREELTAPRVATPLRDSDVELDWERMFAAPERSVPKAIPDTFDPIPWVSASPGAVPATVPEAFPEPAPLTPEELARVQVPRELEEIVELPDEPAAPLPPSPAALRDELSDLFRTALASTTSVDKAGPRSPWGVDHRDSLKRFGFSIPGYACMAGAGARLMLEAMDPGTVRDALRKAFSEFEAADQGNILLGVPGFPAGEHALRRALDFLAPELLAQAVAHTHVSHRPSMFDLALLTVALMQCVPDRELSLDAIRGRLQFEGWGMQEVEDFKEAIQWECQGTDTKLHMSLERHAIHKLDPHLVMTLGRQLIRGKRVDDIRSMLAQLEEEFSSPQESVRRHGTEILANLADGLPETGLPMDLENRMLAAARYRLSAENDQLVAQWCAQTVEAILNRWIPAGNFTALHNEMRNLGDLAYPSVGAAAWKPQLLRDLLARLGSSANIALLVPLLFQKGAGLPIPQVHAILALIGTPAAAHLAASLEIEEDPSHRTHLAEALRAIGKRAVPVLQEQLASSHPHMVDTALMLLAQAGDKGVLPDMLLAISHQDMRVRRTAVTAVAALAGKPAAAMALAETLADGDQAAQLETLNLLGDLGEPAALPAILRMLTPDKAAGDDAQRLRLRAVETLGRIPGNDSVKPLQELFQKKGLFKGREPVGIRIAAAKALAAMNTQEAREAMALAMENEPTDEVKAVLRQHLIR is encoded by the coding sequence ATGCCCGCTCCAAAGTCCCTCACCCGTCTCATCGAGCTTCTTCACCAGGCTCTCCGCGCGCAGCTCCACCACGCCCCGGACCACCCCCTGGCCATGAAGAGCCAGGCGGACCTGGAGGACTACCTGCCCGCGCTCCTGGCGGAGTTCGGAACCATCCGGCTGGAGACCAGCGGCGTGGGGTTCTCCTGCCAGGGCGAGCCCGTCACCGGGGCGCCCAACGCGGCCATGGCCCTGGCCCGGGAGATGGACGCCCGCGAAATCGGAGGGGTGGAGCTGGAGCCGGGCCTGGATCCCGAGGAGATCCGGACGCTGCTCTTCATCCTCCAGATGCGCCCCCAGCGCGTGGCGGAGATGGGCGGGGCCGCCACGCTCCTGCCCGACGACGGCCTCCTGCGGGTGCTGCCCCGGGAGGAGCTCACGGCCCCCCGCGTCGCCACGCCCCTGCGGGATTCCGACGTGGAACTGGACTGGGAGCGGATGTTCGCCGCCCCCGAACGCAGCGTCCCCAAGGCCATCCCCGACACCTTCGACCCCATCCCCTGGGTCTCGGCCAGCCCCGGCGCCGTGCCGGCCACGGTCCCCGAGGCCTTCCCCGAACCCGCCCCCCTGACCCCGGAGGAACTGGCCCGGGTCCAGGTGCCCCGGGAACTGGAGGAGATCGTGGAGCTCCCCGACGAGCCCGCGGCCCCCCTCCCCCCCTCCCCCGCGGCCCTGCGGGACGAGCTTTCGGACCTCTTCCGCACCGCCCTGGCCTCCACCACCTCCGTGGACAAGGCCGGGCCCCGGTCCCCCTGGGGCGTGGACCACCGGGACTCCCTCAAGCGCTTCGGCTTCTCCATCCCCGGCTACGCCTGCATGGCGGGGGCCGGCGCGCGGCTCATGCTGGAGGCCATGGACCCCGGCACGGTGCGGGACGCCCTGCGCAAGGCCTTTTCCGAATTCGAGGCCGCGGACCAGGGGAACATCCTCCTGGGGGTGCCCGGGTTCCCCGCCGGGGAGCACGCCCTGCGCCGCGCCCTGGACTTCCTGGCCCCCGAGCTCCTGGCCCAGGCGGTGGCGCACACCCACGTCTCCCACCGCCCCTCCATGTTCGACCTGGCCCTGCTCACCGTGGCCCTCATGCAGTGCGTGCCCGACCGGGAGCTCTCCCTGGACGCCATCCGGGGCCGCCTCCAGTTCGAGGGGTGGGGCATGCAGGAGGTGGAGGACTTCAAGGAAGCCATCCAGTGGGAATGCCAGGGCACCGACACCAAGCTCCACATGAGCCTGGAGCGCCACGCCATCCACAAGCTGGACCCCCACCTGGTCATGACCCTGGGGCGCCAGCTCATCCGCGGCAAGCGCGTGGACGATATCCGCTCCATGCTGGCCCAGCTGGAGGAGGAGTTCAGCAGCCCCCAGGAGTCCGTGCGCCGCCACGGCACCGAGATCCTGGCCAACCTGGCCGATGGCCTCCCGGAGACCGGGCTGCCCATGGATCTGGAGAACCGCATGCTGGCCGCCGCGCGCTACCGGCTGTCGGCGGAAAACGACCAGCTGGTGGCCCAGTGGTGCGCCCAGACCGTGGAGGCCATCCTCAACCGGTGGATCCCCGCCGGGAACTTCACGGCCCTGCACAACGAGATGCGCAACCTGGGCGACCTGGCCTACCCCAGCGTGGGCGCCGCGGCCTGGAAGCCCCAGCTCCTGCGCGACCTCCTGGCGCGCCTGGGCTCCTCGGCCAACATCGCCCTCCTGGTGCCCCTGCTCTTCCAGAAGGGCGCGGGGCTCCCCATCCCCCAGGTGCACGCCATCCTCGCCCTCATCGGCACCCCGGCGGCGGCCCACCTCGCCGCGAGCCTGGAGATCGAGGAGGACCCCAGCCACCGCACCCACCTGGCCGAAGCCCTCCGGGCCATCGGCAAGCGCGCCGTGCCCGTGCTCCAGGAGCAGCTGGCCTCCTCCCACCCCCACATGGTGGACACCGCCCTCATGCTCCTGGCCCAGGCCGGCGACAAGGGCGTCCTGCCCGACATGCTCCTGGCCATCAGCCACCAGGACATGCGCGTGCGCCGCACCGCCGTCACCGCCGTGGCCGCCCTGGCCGGGAAGCCCGCCGCCGCCATGGCCCTGGCCGAGACCCTCGCCGACGGCGACCAGGCCGCGCAGCTGGAGACCCTCAACCTCCTGGGGGACCTGGGCGAGCCCGCCGCCCTCCCCGCGATCCTGCGCATGCTCACCCCCGACAAGGCCGCCGGCGACGACGCCCAGCGCCTGCGCCTGCGGGCCGTGGAGACCCTGGGCCGCATCCCGGGCAACGATTCCGTGAAGCCGCTGCAGGAGCTCTTCCAGAAGAAGGGGCTCTTCAAGGGCCGGGAACCCGTGGGCATCCGCATCGCCGCCGCCAAGGCCCTGGCCGCGATGAACACGCAGGAGGCCCGGGAAGCCATGGCCCTGGCCATGGAGAACGAACCCACCGACGAGGTGAAGGCCGTCCTGAGGCAGCACCTCATCCGCTAA
- a CDS encoding response regulator transcription factor, with translation MQRILVVEDQRELSETLRSVLTFEGFQVLTAGDGEKALECLGREPVDLVVLDLMLPVLDGYQVVARLRKQGSTVGVLMLTARGEEGDRIRGLKLGADDYLVKPFSMLELLERIKAILRRTRPATGQPVLVSGPFRLESASMKVLLDGQPLDLTAKQFLLLELLLAHPGTTLDRSEMLRHVWPPDSRPSLRAVDVHMARLRKKIGDTEATGYIRSIASAGYRWALPVTPL, from the coding sequence ATGCAGAGAATCCTAGTCGTCGAGGACCAGCGCGAACTTTCCGAAACCCTCCGGTCGGTCCTGACCTTCGAGGGCTTCCAGGTGCTCACCGCCGGAGACGGGGAGAAGGCCCTGGAATGCCTTGGACGGGAACCCGTCGATCTGGTGGTGCTGGACCTGATGCTGCCCGTCCTGGACGGCTACCAGGTGGTGGCCCGCCTCCGCAAGCAGGGCAGCACGGTGGGCGTCCTGATGCTCACGGCGCGGGGCGAGGAGGGCGACCGGATCCGCGGCCTCAAGCTCGGGGCCGACGACTACCTGGTGAAGCCCTTTTCCATGCTGGAACTCCTGGAGCGGATCAAGGCCATCCTCCGGCGCACGCGTCCGGCCACCGGCCAGCCGGTCCTGGTTTCCGGCCCCTTCCGCCTGGAGTCCGCCTCCATGAAGGTCCTTCTGGACGGCCAGCCCCTGGACCTCACCGCCAAGCAGTTCCTGCTCCTGGAACTGCTGCTGGCCCACCCGGGAACGACCCTGGACCGGAGCGAGATGCTCCGCCACGTGTGGCCGCCGGACTCCCGCCCCTCCCTGCGGGCCGTGGACGTCCACATGGCGCGGCTGCGAAAGAAGATCGGGGATACGGAAGCGACCGGCTACATCCGCTCCATCGCCTCGGCCGGGTACCGCTGGGCCCTGCCCGTCACGCCCCTCTGA